A single Tenacibaculum sp. Bg11-29 DNA region contains:
- a CDS encoding sulfite exporter TauE/SafE family protein, which yields MDFFLQTLTHNWHIILLFFSVAVLYSSVGFGGGSSYLAILALTGLAFSQIRAISLFCNIVVVTGNVFLYIYHKKYNWKKVIPLVFFSTPFAFLGGYLRINQTFFFILLGITLLFAAITMWVSKHLNSSKQDTTNLSISKNAGYGGFIGFVSGMVGIGGGIFLAPLLHLIRWDTPSKIAATASLFILVNSIAGLIGQYANPDFFIDWNLTSMLLITVFIGGQIGNRMSNKFFSPFQLKKATAILIAFVALRILYTYIL from the coding sequence ATGGATTTTTTTCTACAAACACTTACACACAACTGGCATATTATTTTATTATTTTTTTCAGTTGCCGTGCTATATTCTTCAGTCGGTTTTGGTGGAGGTTCTAGCTATTTAGCAATTTTAGCACTTACTGGTTTAGCTTTTTCACAAATTAGAGCTATTTCATTATTTTGTAATATCGTAGTAGTTACGGGTAATGTATTTTTATATATTTATCATAAAAAATATAATTGGAAAAAGGTTATTCCACTAGTTTTTTTTAGCACTCCTTTTGCTTTTTTAGGTGGCTATTTACGTATTAATCAAACCTTTTTTTTTATTCTTTTAGGAATTACTTTACTATTCGCGGCTATTACAATGTGGGTTTCTAAACATTTAAATTCATCTAAACAAGATACTACAAATTTAAGCATCTCTAAAAATGCTGGATATGGTGGCTTCATTGGTTTCGTATCTGGTATGGTTGGTATTGGTGGTGGTATTTTTTTAGCGCCTTTACTTCATTTAATACGCTGGGATACGCCTTCTAAAATCGCAGCTACAGCAAGCTTGTTTATCTTAGTAAACTCTATTGCTGGACTAATTGGTCAATATGCTAATCCTGATTTTTTTATCGATTGGAACTTAACTTCTATGTTACTAATTACTGTTTTTATTGGTGGGCAAATTGGAAACAGAATGAGTAACAAATTCTTTAGTCCTTTTCAATTAAAAAAGGCTACCGCTATTTTAATTGCTTTTGTAGCTTTACGTATTTTATATACCTACATATTATAA
- the acs gene encoding acetate--CoA ligase yields MSNYHIKTLEEYFQVYRKSVRNPALFWEEIAEEHFVWRKKWNTVLEHDFSEPKIKWFEGAKLNITENCIDRHLRIRGDKTAILFEPNNPDEKAEHISYKELHKRVCKFANVLKENGINKGDRVCIYLPMIPELAISVLACARIGAVHSVVFAGFSSAALSTRINDCEAKMVITSDGSFRGKKTIDLKGIVDEALNDCECIETVLVVKRINTTIQMKEGRDKWLQPLLNEASEVCEPEIMDAEDPLFILYTSGSTGSPKGMLHTTAGYMIYTAYTFKNVFNYKENDVYWCTADIGWITGHSYIVYGPLANGATTVLFEGVPSYPDFGRFWEIIEKHKINQFYTAPTAIRALAKEKLEFVNAHDLSSLKVLGTVGEPINEEAWHWYNDNVGKKKSPIVDTWWQTETGGMMISPMPYITPTKPTYATLPLPGVQLALMDENGQEITGNQVDGRLCVKFPWPGMARTIWGNHQRYKETYFSAFKDKYFTGDGALRDEVGYYRITGRVDDVIIVSGHNLGTAPIEDAVNEHPAVAESAIVGFPHDVKGNALYGYVILKDVGEGRNHDNLRKEINQIITEHIGPIAKLNKIQFTIGLPKTRSGKIMRRILRKIAHNELDNLGDVSTLLNPEVVQDIIDNRL; encoded by the coding sequence ATGAGTAACTATCATATAAAGACTTTAGAAGAATATTTTCAGGTTTATAGAAAATCTGTACGAAACCCTGCATTATTTTGGGAAGAAATTGCAGAAGAGCACTTTGTATGGAGAAAAAAATGGAATACTGTTTTAGAGCATGACTTTTCAGAACCAAAAATAAAATGGTTTGAAGGAGCAAAACTAAATATTACAGAAAATTGTATTGATCGACATTTAAGAATAAGAGGAGACAAAACAGCTATTTTATTCGAACCCAATAATCCTGATGAAAAAGCAGAACACATTTCATATAAAGAATTACACAAACGAGTTTGTAAATTTGCTAATGTTTTAAAAGAAAACGGAATTAATAAAGGTGACAGAGTTTGCATTTATTTACCTATGATTCCTGAATTAGCAATTTCGGTATTGGCTTGTGCTAGAATAGGAGCTGTGCATTCAGTTGTATTTGCAGGGTTTTCTTCAGCAGCTTTATCAACTAGGATAAACGATTGTGAAGCAAAAATGGTGATTACTTCAGATGGATCTTTCCGTGGGAAAAAAACAATCGATTTAAAAGGAATTGTAGATGAAGCTTTAAATGATTGTGAATGTATTGAAACAGTTTTGGTTGTTAAAAGAATAAACACAACCATTCAAATGAAAGAAGGTAGAGACAAATGGTTGCAACCACTATTAAACGAAGCTTCAGAAGTCTGTGAACCAGAAATAATGGATGCGGAAGACCCGTTATTTATTTTATACACCTCTGGATCAACCGGAAGCCCGAAAGGAATGTTACATACCACAGCAGGTTACATGATTTATACAGCATATACCTTTAAAAATGTTTTTAATTATAAAGAAAACGATGTGTATTGGTGTACGGCAGATATTGGTTGGATTACTGGGCATAGTTACATTGTATATGGCCCATTAGCAAACGGAGCAACGACTGTATTATTTGAAGGAGTACCAAGTTATCCTGATTTTGGTCGCTTTTGGGAGATTATAGAAAAACATAAAATTAATCAATTTTATACTGCACCAACTGCAATTAGAGCCCTAGCAAAAGAAAAGTTAGAATTTGTAAATGCTCATGATTTATCATCGTTAAAAGTTTTAGGTACCGTTGGTGAACCAATAAATGAAGAAGCATGGCATTGGTATAATGATAATGTAGGTAAGAAAAAAAGCCCTATTGTAGATACTTGGTGGCAAACAGAAACTGGTGGAATGATGATTTCTCCAATGCCTTATATAACTCCAACAAAACCAACTTATGCAACTTTACCATTGCCAGGAGTACAGTTAGCATTAATGGATGAGAATGGGCAAGAAATAACAGGAAATCAAGTTGATGGACGTTTGTGTGTTAAATTTCCATGGCCAGGAATGGCAAGAACTATATGGGGAAACCACCAACGTTACAAAGAAACTTATTTTTCTGCTTTTAAAGACAAATATTTTACAGGAGACGGAGCTTTACGAGATGAGGTAGGGTATTATAGAATTACAGGAAGGGTAGATGATGTAATTATTGTTTCTGGGCACAATTTAGGTACGGCACCAATAGAAGATGCAGTTAATGAACATCCTGCTGTAGCAGAAAGTGCTATTGTTGGTTTTCCTCACGACGTAAAAGGAAATGCATTGTATGGTTATGTAATCTTAAAAGATGTTGGTGAAGGTAGAAATCATGATAATTTACGAAAAGAAATAAATCAAATAATTACTGAACATATCGGACCAATTGCTAAGTTGAATAAAATTCAGTTTACAATAGGTTTACCAAAAACACGATCAGGTAAAATTATGCGCCGTATCTTGCGTAAAATTGCACATAACGAATTAGATAATTTAGGAGATGTTTCTACTTTATTAAATCCTGAAGTTGTGCAAGATATTATTGATAATAGATTGTAA